The Artemia franciscana unplaced genomic scaffold, ASM3288406v1 PGA_scaffold_683, whole genome shotgun sequence genome has a window encoding:
- the LOC136042141 gene encoding uncharacterized protein LOC136042141, which translates to MRLKLRLLNSNVMSILLYASECWKLNTQLEKRVLAFENMCLRRILNISWQEKVTNIEVRRRTGQPLVTDLLKRRRWTYLGHVLRMPQDRLPNTVYDWRPEGRRKRGRPRHTLRRQYDRDLRNAELSLQPQWEDVMAAAQLRDVWRGFDCVTCRYALTLPLSFADHGASAIGPPVLCLDLNILRSPGPTLTPREACNAV; encoded by the exons ATGCGCTTGAAGCTCCGCCTCCTGAATAGCAATGTGATGTCCATCCTCCTCTATGCTAGTGAATGCTGGAAACTAAACACCCAGCTAgagaaacgtgtcctagcctttGAAAACATGTGCCTTAGGAGAATCCTGAACATATCGTGGCAGGAAAAGGTCACCAACATAGAAGTTCGCCGGCGAACCGGTCAGCCATTAGTTACTGACCTTCTGAAACGTAGGAGATGGACATACCTTGGCCACGTCCTCCGTATGCCACAGGATCGACTCCCGAATACAGTATATGATTGGCGTCCCGAGGGGAGGCGAAAAAGAGGTCGACCAAGACACACCTTACGACGACAGTACGACCGAGACCTGAGAAATGCGGAGTTGTCTCTTCAACCacagtgggaggacgtcatGGCTGCAGCTCAGCTCCGAGATGTCTGGCGAGGTTTC gattGTGTGACATGCAGGTATGCGCTTACACTGCCACTTAGCTTCGCAGACCACGGTGCAAGCGCTATAGGACCGCCTGTACTCTGCTTGGACTTGAATATCCTCAGGAGCCCAGGACCTACACTAACTCCACGAGAAGCATGTAATGCAGTATAG